The genomic region TACGTGCTTGTTTTTTGGAGAAAGGGATCTCAACCAATCGCCAATTAAGAAAGGGGAGTAGACGACGAAGAAAAGGACGAGAGCCACGCCATCTAAAATGAGTATATACCAGGGCCAAGGCGCGAAGAAGAAGGGAGATTTCGTATACGGTGGTTCACAGATGAACATGTAGTTAGATTTCAGCAGCAGATTGACGCCTGCGATAACCACCATATAGAGATTGGCAAGCAGGAATGAACGCAATAATCCCTTGAGGGTAGGGCGCATTCTCAACCCCCACGTCGCAAACAGCACGCTGACGACGATACCGCCATGCACAATAAAATATTGAAAGAAACGGTAGTGCGGAAACCCGACCCCCAGTTGAGGCGTGATAACGGCGTTTAATGTGCCGACGATCCCCCAGAAATAACCGATTTCATAAAGGATCTGGTTCCGACGCAACAGCGCAAACACCACGACAAAGAGTGCGACTCCGCAGATGTGGAGGGGCAGGTAGCTCTGCACAAAGACACTGAACGATTGCAC from Candidatus Poribacteria bacterium harbors:
- a CDS encoding TIGR02206 family membrane protein — encoded protein: MPTSEFQFFGVPHVVALVLTIALPIALSVLVRKVDSSVLTNAVCYLLAGILIINEIGGWIYRAATVQSFSVFVQSYLPLHICGVALFVVVFALLRRNQILYEIGYFWGIVGTLNAVITPQLGVGFPHYRFFQYFIVHGGIVVSVLFATWGLRMRPTLKGLLRSFLLANLYMVVIAGVNLLLKSNYMFICEPPYTKSPFFFAPWPWYILILDGVALVLFFVVYSPFLIGDWLRSLSPKNKHV